The following are from one region of the Rhodopirellula sp. P2 genome:
- a CDS encoding type II toxin-antitoxin system RelE/ParE family toxin, with protein MANVIICWAAEVDFIESLKLYAERSIETANDFDAEFDRAISQSAADPERFLMCDARHRYLLLRRFPFRIIYRIANSDILAIAVAHGSRSPDYWTNR; from the coding sequence ATGGCTAATGTCATCATATGCTGGGCCGCCGAAGTCGATTTCATCGAATCTCTTAAATTGTACGCCGAGCGTAGCATCGAAACTGCAAACGACTTCGATGCCGAATTCGATCGGGCAATCTCTCAAAGTGCTGCCGATCCCGAACGCTTTCTGATGTGCGATGCACGTCACCGATACCTTCTGCTTCGACGCTTTCCATTTCGCATTATTTATCGGATCGCGAACTCCGACATTCTCGCAATCGCCGTTGCCCATGGCTCCCGCTCGCCCGACTATTGGACGAACAGGTAG
- a CDS encoding MATE family efflux transporter gives MTESPRRIERDAYGYRAIMAVAIPLAATVGCFSITLFTDRTLLMWYGPTSSAASMAAGNLYWAIACIPVTAMGFITPLAAMAMGKKRGRGAVALRVWSLLWQCLWFTLACVPAFALIGWMSPNLFEAFGHDIELAKLEARYFQTLLLVAPASMLEAGLTAFFVGRRVTRPILQTNIASSVLNVGLDYWFIFGGLGLPAMGVFGAALATTIAMWFKVAVFAVMLMRLNSFGRHFRAAWRPSRHVMTEIIVPGSAIGLQQLFRSGLFSFVLLVIGAASVTGLAATSAALTMYQLLSIPAIGLGTAVTVVTGQALASKGIGLASDTIRRGMGLGVVVALTLAIALAAFPETLLQILLGGISDEERAEIQPLAIRLMRFAAVYALVDVASLLLAASAKGIGKSFVILVATAVPGVLVVAGGWLLSPDGWLRAGSMGGEDQIVIHWWSALVLWSTAQAFVLAGSLFWSTKTLLPVRVGQAPPSQPDA, from the coding sequence ATGACTGAATCGCCCCGTCGAATCGAACGCGACGCGTACGGCTATCGAGCGATAATGGCGGTTGCGATTCCGCTGGCGGCCACCGTTGGTTGTTTCTCGATCACGCTCTTCACCGATCGCACGCTGTTGATGTGGTATGGGCCAACGTCGTCAGCGGCTTCGATGGCAGCGGGCAACTTGTATTGGGCAATCGCTTGCATTCCCGTCACGGCGATGGGTTTCATCACTCCGCTTGCCGCGATGGCGATGGGCAAGAAGCGTGGTCGGGGAGCGGTCGCGCTGAGGGTTTGGTCTCTGCTCTGGCAATGCTTGTGGTTCACGTTGGCTTGTGTACCCGCCTTCGCATTGATCGGTTGGATGAGCCCCAATTTGTTCGAAGCGTTTGGACACGACATCGAACTTGCGAAGCTGGAGGCACGCTATTTTCAAACGTTATTGTTGGTCGCTCCCGCGTCCATGTTGGAAGCCGGTTTGACCGCGTTCTTTGTAGGACGACGAGTGACTCGACCGATCTTGCAAACCAACATCGCCTCGTCTGTGTTGAACGTCGGTTTGGACTATTGGTTCATCTTTGGCGGGTTGGGTTTGCCCGCGATGGGTGTCTTTGGCGCGGCTCTCGCAACGACCATTGCGATGTGGTTCAAAGTGGCCGTGTTTGCAGTGATGTTGATGCGTTTGAATTCATTTGGTCGTCATTTTCGGGCGGCATGGCGGCCGAGTCGTCATGTCATGACTGAGATCATCGTGCCGGGATCCGCGATCGGATTGCAACAATTGTTTCGCTCGGGATTGTTCAGTTTTGTGTTGCTGGTGATTGGGGCGGCATCTGTCACTGGTCTGGCAGCGACCTCCGCGGCGCTCACGATGTATCAGTTGTTATCGATCCCAGCGATTGGGTTGGGCACCGCGGTGACGGTTGTGACCGGGCAAGCATTGGCATCGAAAGGAATCGGTTTGGCGTCGGACACGATCCGGCGAGGGATGGGCCTGGGGGTGGTGGTGGCGCTGACACTGGCGATCGCCCTCGCCGCGTTCCCGGAAACTCTGCTGCAAATTCTGTTGGGTGGGATCAGTGATGAAGAGCGAGCCGAAATACAACCGCTGGCGATTCGCTTGATGCGGTTCGCGGCCGTCTATGCTTTGGTTGACGTTGCCAGTCTCTTGCTGGCCGCGTCTGCGAAAGGCATTGGCAAGTCCTTTGTGATTTTGGTGGCAACCGCGGTGCCCGGGGTGTTGGTCGTTGCGGGTGGATGGTTGCTCTCGCCAGATGGCTGGCTTCGGGCGGGATCGATGGGCGGGGAAGATCAAATCGTGATCCATTGGTGGTCCGCGTTGGTGCTTTGGTCGACGGCTCAAGCGTTCGTTTTGGCGGGGAGTTTGTTCTGGTCGACGAAGACACTCTTGCCCGTCAGAGTCGGCCAAGCCCCCCCATCACAACCCGACGCGTGA
- a CDS encoding addiction module protein, with protein sequence MSEILTAAQSLSSSERAQLIATLWDSVSPTDWVPPDSQWIAEANRRSDAYDAGEMTGSPWVEVRERARREAGLDG encoded by the coding sequence ATGAGCGAAATTCTGACTGCGGCACAATCGCTTTCCTCTTCCGAGCGTGCGCAATTGATCGCCACCTTGTGGGACAGTGTTTCCCCTACTGATTGGGTTCCTCCGGATTCTCAATGGATTGCTGAGGCCAATCGACGAAGCGATGCATATGACGCTGGTGAAATGACCGGCTCCCCGTGGGTAGAGGTTCGCGAACGTGCTCGTCGCGAGGCTGGGTTGGATGGCTAA
- a CDS encoding glycosyl transferase family 28 protein encodes MIDRQPHVGFYVHYHGMGHKHRTEAILRRLPVPASVVTSRIHDLDWSGPTLTDVIGIDCDNDHVPVRGMQLAQDVSALHYAPLWTDSITKRVAQYTRWLDETRPDVMVIDVSAEISMLTRLASIPQIVMRQHGRRDDPAHLTAYEAAHSLLAPFPQSMEDDITPDFVREKTVYLNGFCRGQTNETLSSIQETKPNRERPMIVVMFGRGGTGDVHQHLRDAATLVPHADWVVLGKDDNSHAERTPSNLFFAGWQDNPGKWIADASVVVTSAGHNSVMELGHARCRFIAIAEDRPFEEQIRKAKILSRERLAIGLTGWPASNQWPALIEEAMLLDPSPWRDVFEHDGATQAAEHLAQVARWSHEARMSGELVTL; translated from the coding sequence GTGATCGATCGACAACCTCACGTGGGCTTTTACGTTCACTATCACGGAATGGGCCACAAGCACCGGACTGAGGCCATCCTCCGACGGCTTCCGGTGCCCGCATCGGTCGTTACCAGCCGCATTCATGACCTCGATTGGAGCGGCCCGACGCTCACAGATGTCATCGGCATCGATTGTGACAACGATCATGTTCCAGTACGTGGGATGCAGCTCGCACAGGATGTCTCCGCGTTGCACTACGCACCCCTGTGGACCGATTCCATCACCAAACGAGTCGCCCAGTACACGCGTTGGCTGGATGAGACTCGACCGGACGTGATGGTGATCGATGTCTCCGCAGAAATATCGATGCTCACGCGGCTGGCGTCGATTCCACAAATCGTGATGCGGCAACATGGACGTCGCGACGACCCAGCTCACTTGACTGCTTACGAAGCCGCTCACTCATTGCTGGCTCCATTTCCACAGTCGATGGAAGACGACATCACGCCCGATTTCGTACGAGAGAAAACGGTGTACCTGAACGGGTTTTGCCGTGGGCAAACGAATGAAACGTTGAGCTCCATTCAAGAAACAAAACCAAATCGCGAGCGGCCGATGATCGTGGTGATGTTTGGTCGAGGAGGAACGGGCGACGTTCACCAGCACTTGCGAGACGCGGCAACCTTGGTTCCACACGCAGACTGGGTCGTGTTAGGAAAAGACGACAATTCGCATGCCGAACGAACGCCGTCGAATCTGTTCTTCGCCGGTTGGCAAGACAATCCTGGCAAATGGATCGCCGATGCCAGCGTCGTCGTCACCTCAGCGGGTCACAACAGCGTCATGGAACTCGGGCACGCCCGATGCCGGTTCATTGCCATTGCAGAAGACCGTCCCTTCGAAGAACAGATTCGAAAAGCCAAAATTCTCAGCCGCGAGCGGTTGGCGATCGGACTGACAGGTTGGCCCGCATCCAACCAGTGGCCGGCTCTGATTGAGGAAGCAATGCTGTTGGATCCATCGCCATGGCGAGATGTCTTTGAACACGATGGAGCCACGCAGGCGGCAGAGCATCTCGCTCAAGTCGCACGCTGGTCGCACGAAGCCAGAATGTCAGGGGAGTTGGTGACGCTATGA
- a CDS encoding heavy-metal-associated domain-containing protein, with protein sequence MKDLTMMFGSKRNGLGLAGLAFLVSALIGPAPVSADTPANKKEPAHQMVMTVGEMCGGCVKRITARFDSVDAVAKVVCSIEKKSVALVPKDGVKLSPKGIWEIMESIGKTPKKMITPDGTFTSKPKR encoded by the coding sequence ATGAAAGATTTGACGATGATGTTCGGTTCGAAACGGAATGGATTGGGTTTGGCCGGTTTGGCTTTTCTCGTGTCCGCTTTGATTGGCCCCGCACCTGTGTCGGCTGACACGCCGGCGAACAAGAAGGAGCCCGCCCATCAAATGGTGATGACGGTGGGTGAGATGTGTGGAGGTTGTGTGAAACGAATCACCGCTCGGTTTGATTCGGTGGATGCGGTCGCGAAGGTGGTTTGCAGCATCGAGAAGAAGTCCGTCGCGTTGGTTCCAAAGGACGGTGTGAAGTTGAGTCCCAAAGGCATTTGGGAAATCATGGAAAGCATTGGCAAAACGCCAAAGAAGATGATCACCCCTGATGGCACGTTCACCTCAAAACCCAAGCGTTGA
- a CDS encoding PA2169 family four-helix-bundle protein, with the protein MSLETKIDLNETTIDKLQKLIRANIDSYNGFHESAEELKDERLATLFRSIGDERSAMASELQQYVEFNGKEAEDDGSVAAKTHRIWINIRGKLNGGDATVILIEAERGEDHIKEAYEDVLKDTAGSAMNDVLTAQYAKVKAGHDKIRDLRDAYKAS; encoded by the coding sequence ATGTCTCTTGAAACCAAAATCGACTTGAACGAAACCACCATCGACAAGCTTCAAAAGCTGATTCGTGCCAACATCGACTCGTACAACGGCTTTCACGAGTCCGCAGAAGAACTGAAGGACGAGCGTTTGGCAACGTTGTTCCGCAGCATCGGCGACGAACGTTCGGCGATGGCCAGCGAACTGCAGCAGTACGTCGAATTCAACGGCAAAGAAGCCGAAGACGACGGCAGTGTTGCCGCCAAGACGCACCGCATTTGGATCAACATCCGAGGCAAACTCAACGGCGGCGATGCAACAGTCATCTTGATCGAAGCTGAGCGTGGTGAGGACCACATCAAGGAAGCCTACGAAGATGTCTTGAAAGACACCGCAGGCAGCGCCATGAACGATGTCTTGACCGCCCAATATGCCAAGGTCAAAGCCGGCCACGACAAAATCCGCGATCTTCGCGATGCCTACAAAGCCAGCTGA
- a CDS encoding glycosyltransferase family 4 protein: protein MKIGIIGHLKFPIAKPYAGGLEAFTHAYTNALMSRGHEVTLFASGDSDSQLALQSIIPNATIPESNARLGRMCHDWIESVEDEAYAALMLQLSTSDFDVIHNHSLSPIPLQFSHLLPTRLMTTLHAPVLPRMAAELQRRDSEACGQFINISNANADAWRSLLPKQTVIHNGVDTSFWVRCNAERQRRAIWFGRILPDKGTHLALRAAHRAGIPLDVVGPISDQNYFDSEVLPLLRPDDAYHGHRTHEELCTLISRSAVTLVTPCWDEPFGLVVAESLACGTPVAAFNRGALPELIGKSTGRLAKPGSVRELAQAILGCMKLPGEICRRVAQEHYSFDRMVEQYESLYQNQSDWSFPNEVAA, encoded by the coding sequence ATGAAAATCGGCATCATAGGTCATCTCAAATTTCCCATCGCGAAGCCCTACGCAGGAGGCTTGGAAGCATTCACTCACGCGTACACCAACGCGTTGATGAGCCGAGGTCACGAAGTCACGCTGTTTGCTTCAGGGGACTCCGATTCGCAGTTGGCTCTCCAGAGCATCATCCCAAACGCGACCATTCCTGAATCCAACGCACGCCTTGGACGGATGTGCCATGACTGGATCGAAAGTGTTGAAGACGAAGCCTACGCGGCATTGATGCTGCAACTCAGCACGAGCGACTTTGACGTGATTCACAATCACTCGCTCAGCCCCATCCCTTTGCAGTTCTCGCATCTGCTTCCGACACGTTTGATGACCACGTTGCACGCACCTGTCTTGCCTCGCATGGCAGCGGAACTGCAACGTCGCGACAGCGAAGCATGTGGGCAATTCATCAACATTTCCAATGCAAACGCGGATGCTTGGCGTTCGTTGTTGCCCAAACAGACTGTGATCCACAATGGAGTCGACACTTCGTTCTGGGTACGTTGCAACGCGGAAAGACAACGACGAGCCATTTGGTTTGGTCGGATACTCCCGGACAAGGGAACGCACTTGGCTTTGCGAGCCGCCCATCGTGCTGGCATTCCGCTCGACGTTGTCGGCCCGATCTCCGATCAAAACTACTTTGACTCAGAAGTCTTGCCACTGCTCCGTCCAGACGACGCCTATCACGGGCACCGCACCCACGAAGAACTCTGCACCCTGATCAGTCGTTCGGCAGTGACCCTGGTCACACCCTGTTGGGATGAACCCTTCGGATTGGTCGTTGCAGAATCGCTGGCGTGCGGGACTCCCGTTGCCGCATTCAATCGCGGTGCATTGCCAGAGCTGATCGGCAAATCCACCGGCCGATTGGCCAAACCGGGAAGCGTCCGCGAACTGGCGCAAGCGATTCTTGGTTGCATGAAGCTACCCGGCGAAATCTGCCGCCGGGTCGCACAAGAACACTACAGCTTCGATCGCATGGTGGAGCAATACGAGTCGCTTTACCAAAACCAATCCGACTGGAGCTTTCCAAACGAGGTCGCAGCGTGA
- a CDS encoding efflux RND transporter periplasmic adaptor subunit, whose protein sequence is MADAPLDLGQLAIDRTPTQGNPASSPRRRRWISRFVLPFGILVGFAALLAVAAGRHWLPRQLVTVVPVIAKRAEVVQAGQTLFQSPGWIEPRPTAISVAALAPGVIESLLVVEGQPVKRGEPVARLIAIDAELNVQQAKNAVAIRHGELQRAEAELNAARVRFENPVHLEVQLADAQSMLAKAETELAKLPFLIDAAEANVEYALNNMQGKRSAQGAISGRIVARAESDHAAERANFQELQRRQPNLKREVDALTSKVRALEKQRMLLVEETRQVEEAKAKVVSAKALWDESKLQLRQAELALERNVVRAPMDGRILRLVAAPGTRVAGASSSAGHDASTVVEMYDPERLQVRADVRLEDVPMIRKGQPVEIETASSSVVIQGRVLQATSAANVQKNTLEVKVELISPPLTVSPEMLVTATFLSPATELDTQAAKDRQRLFVPQSLVQTGESGTFVWCVTEDRTARQTPVVVGGAGSDGLVEIETGLNVTDKLIARVPSGLEAGDSVLVEREDTTMGMN, encoded by the coding sequence ATGGCTGACGCTCCGCTGGACCTCGGCCAACTGGCCATTGATCGCACGCCAACGCAGGGCAATCCTGCGTCGTCGCCACGGCGCCGACGTTGGATCAGCCGTTTCGTGTTGCCATTTGGAATCTTGGTGGGCTTTGCGGCACTGCTTGCGGTTGCAGCGGGCCGTCACTGGTTGCCAAGGCAACTGGTCACTGTCGTGCCGGTGATCGCCAAGCGGGCCGAGGTTGTTCAGGCGGGGCAAACGTTGTTTCAGTCGCCTGGGTGGATCGAACCACGACCGACGGCGATCAGCGTCGCGGCGTTGGCGCCTGGGGTGATTGAATCGTTGTTGGTGGTGGAGGGTCAACCCGTCAAACGGGGTGAGCCTGTCGCTCGGCTGATTGCCATTGACGCGGAACTGAATGTTCAGCAGGCCAAGAACGCTGTTGCGATACGGCACGGGGAGCTGCAGCGTGCGGAGGCGGAACTGAATGCTGCCAGGGTACGTTTCGAAAACCCGGTGCACTTGGAAGTTCAGCTTGCTGACGCGCAAAGCATGTTGGCCAAGGCGGAAACGGAACTGGCGAAGTTGCCGTTTTTGATTGATGCCGCCGAGGCAAATGTGGAATATGCGTTGAACAACATGCAGGGAAAACGGTCTGCCCAGGGGGCGATTTCCGGACGGATTGTGGCGCGTGCGGAAAGCGACCACGCCGCCGAACGTGCCAATTTCCAGGAGCTTCAGCGTCGTCAGCCCAACCTGAAACGGGAGGTGGATGCCTTGACCAGCAAGGTGCGAGCGTTGGAGAAGCAACGAATGTTGCTGGTGGAAGAAACGCGGCAGGTGGAAGAGGCCAAGGCCAAGGTCGTCTCCGCCAAGGCACTGTGGGATGAGTCCAAGTTGCAATTGCGGCAGGCGGAGTTGGCATTGGAACGCAACGTCGTCCGCGCCCCGATGGACGGGCGAATCTTGCGGTTGGTCGCCGCACCGGGGACTCGCGTCGCGGGGGCCTCGTCCTCGGCGGGGCACGACGCCAGCACGGTCGTGGAAATGTATGACCCGGAACGCTTGCAGGTTCGTGCCGATGTGCGTCTGGAGGATGTCCCGATGATTCGGAAAGGCCAGCCGGTCGAGATCGAAACCGCATCGTCGTCCGTGGTCATCCAGGGCCGAGTGTTGCAGGCCACCAGTGCTGCAAATGTTCAGAAAAACACCTTGGAAGTGAAGGTCGAACTGATCTCCCCGCCGCTCACTGTGAGTCCGGAAATGCTGGTGACGGCAACGTTTCTTTCACCAGCCACTGAATTGGACACTCAAGCGGCAAAGGACAGACAGCGATTGTTTGTTCCGCAGTCGTTGGTTCAGACGGGAGAGTCGGGAACGTTCGTGTGGTGCGTCACCGAGGATAGAACCGCACGGCAAACGCCGGTGGTTGTCGGTGGTGCCGGAAGTGATGGCTTGGTGGAAATCGAAACGGGACTGAATGTGACGGACAAATTGATTGCTCGCGTTCCATCGGGTTTGGAAGCTGGCGATTCCGTCTTGGTCGAACGCGAAGACACAACGATGGGGATGAACTGA
- a CDS encoding ABC transporter ATP-binding protein — protein MALVELRGVSKSFRKGDETITPLDKVDLEIEAGEFVSLMGPSGTGKSTLLNLVSGIDRPDAGTIHVAGTEVTRLSRSKLADWRAANLGYIFQTHNLIPVLTAYENVELPTLLLKMTGTQRRQRVELALEAVGLSDRADHYPRQLSGGQEQRVGIARAIVAHPKVVVADEPTGSLDTETSEQVQILLQRLNKELDITLLMVTHDTDAARIASRQLVLDRGKFLEVGSGDPSAVV, from the coding sequence ATGGCATTGGTGGAACTACGTGGCGTATCCAAGAGCTTCCGCAAGGGCGATGAAACCATCACGCCGCTGGACAAGGTGGATTTGGAGATCGAAGCGGGCGAGTTTGTTTCGCTGATGGGGCCCAGCGGGACGGGAAAGAGTACGCTGCTGAATTTGGTCAGTGGGATCGATCGGCCGGATGCCGGCACGATCCATGTGGCTGGGACCGAGGTGACCAGGCTCTCGCGAAGCAAGTTGGCCGATTGGCGAGCGGCGAATTTGGGTTACATCTTTCAGACCCACAATTTGATTCCAGTGCTGACGGCTTATGAGAACGTCGAGCTGCCCACATTGCTGTTGAAGATGACTGGTACCCAGCGTCGGCAACGCGTTGAGCTGGCGCTCGAAGCGGTGGGGCTGAGTGATCGCGCGGATCACTACCCGAGGCAGTTGTCCGGAGGACAGGAGCAACGCGTTGGGATCGCCCGAGCCATTGTGGCGCACCCGAAAGTCGTTGTGGCGGACGAACCCACCGGCAGTTTGGATACGGAGACCAGCGAACAGGTCCAGATCTTGCTGCAGCGTTTGAACAAGGAACTTGACATCACTTTGTTGATGGTCACCCACGACACGGACGCGGCCAGAATTGCATCGAGGCAGTTGGTTTTGGATCGTGGCAAGTTTCTCGAGGTTGGATCGGGTGACCCCTCGGCAGTTGTTTGA
- a CDS encoding ribbon-helix-helix domain-containing protein — MTSIPVELPDDLLQFVDQGTKNGGFTNPSEFIIALVAAANVKQCEIEQALMAGINSGPADPWTDEEWQTIKERVGSKSVK, encoded by the coding sequence ATGACCAGTATACCAGTCGAATTACCAGATGATTTGCTGCAATTTGTGGATCAAGGCACAAAGAACGGTGGATTTACGAATCCGAGTGAGTTTATCATCGCGTTAGTCGCCGCAGCGAACGTGAAGCAATGCGAAATCGAGCAAGCATTGATGGCTGGGATAAATAGTGGTCCGGCCGACCCGTGGACGGATGAAGAATGGCAGACGATCAAGGAACGCGTTGGTTCAAAGAGCGTCAAGTAA
- a CDS encoding ABC transporter permease: MLLPWEYGVRNLARRPVRTALTLVALATVVMLVFVVVGFIRGLERSLAISGDDDVVLVYSVNSEENIENSSIAARTPSLLAASLDGTMKRFGVNHVSPELYLGTRVATESGPGGLGLVRGVTTSAPLVRRSVQLVEGTWPADGEVMVGRLVATKLGREASELTIGKQLEFEGRQWTICGRFAAGGSAYESEIWCSLGDFQTATKRQDLSLVAIRLQPGRTAAEVQLFCKERLDLELRAIRETDYYASLQQHYKPVRVLAWFVVVLVSGAGVFAGLNMMYGSVAGRIREIATLQAIGYRRRAILLSVVQEGVLLAAAGSLLSGVVALLLLNGMAVRFTMGAFTLRIDSVAILIGCGVGILLGVLGSLPPALKALREEIATGLKAV; encoded by the coding sequence ATGCTGTTGCCATGGGAATACGGCGTTCGCAATCTGGCCCGCCGGCCGGTGCGTACCGCGTTGACATTGGTGGCTTTGGCGACCGTGGTGATGCTGGTGTTTGTGGTCGTTGGATTCATTCGTGGGTTGGAACGGTCGCTCGCAATCAGCGGGGATGACGACGTGGTGTTGGTGTACTCGGTGAACTCGGAGGAGAACATCGAGAACTCGTCGATCGCCGCGCGGACACCGTCGCTGTTGGCGGCCAGCCTGGATGGGACGATGAAACGTTTTGGAGTCAATCACGTTTCACCCGAGCTGTACCTCGGCACGCGAGTGGCCACGGAATCGGGACCAGGAGGACTGGGATTGGTTCGCGGTGTGACCACGTCGGCACCATTGGTTCGTCGTTCCGTGCAATTGGTCGAGGGCACTTGGCCAGCGGATGGTGAAGTGATGGTCGGCCGATTGGTTGCCACCAAACTTGGTCGTGAAGCGAGTGAGCTGACGATTGGCAAGCAGCTTGAATTTGAGGGACGCCAGTGGACGATTTGCGGCCGATTTGCCGCCGGCGGATCGGCGTATGAATCGGAAATTTGGTGTTCCTTGGGTGACTTTCAAACGGCAACCAAACGACAGGACTTGAGCTTGGTCGCAATTCGACTGCAGCCTGGTCGAACGGCCGCGGAGGTTCAGTTGTTCTGCAAAGAGCGTTTGGATCTGGAACTGAGAGCGATCCGCGAAACGGATTACTACGCATCACTTCAGCAGCACTACAAACCGGTCCGAGTGTTGGCTTGGTTTGTGGTGGTGCTGGTGTCCGGAGCGGGCGTTTTTGCTGGATTGAACATGATGTATGGATCCGTCGCCGGACGGATAAGAGAAATCGCAACGTTGCAAGCCATCGGATATCGACGGCGTGCGATCTTGCTAAGTGTGGTTCAGGAGGGCGTCTTGTTGGCGGCCGCTGGATCTTTGTTGTCGGGGGTGGTGGCGTTGCTGCTGCTCAATGGCATGGCGGTTCGATTCACGATGGGAGCTTTCACCTTGAGAATCGATAGTGTCGCAATCTTGATCGGTTGCGGCGTCGGAATTTTGTTGGGTGTCCTTGGTTCGTTGCCACCGGCACTGAAAGCGTTGCGAGAAGAAATCGCAACGGGATTGAAAGCAGTCTGA
- a CDS encoding glycosyltransferase family 2 protein: MRISVLTIVRGRQAHLENQLKGLLQSTVLPHEWIVVGMNQAVTLPDCKRFPVRTSSVYHPTEPLPLAQARNHAASLCTTDGIVFLDVDCIPSPDMIGKMVNSLQAEDRLWMGCPRYLPAGAADGDWQMNQLHQQAVDHPLQPQLGDQERQSSQRYEMFWSLCFAIGQSSFKRIGGFDDSFDGYGGEDTDFAFSARKAGVPFGFVNAVAYHQHHSVCKPPLNHLQPIVENAERFRRKWGVWPMESWLNAFAERELIKFDKEDDSIAIQRLPTESEIQKATSLTPAGF, from the coding sequence ATGAGGATCAGTGTTCTCACCATCGTCCGCGGACGCCAAGCACATCTCGAAAACCAACTGAAGGGATTGCTGCAATCAACCGTCTTGCCACACGAATGGATCGTCGTCGGCATGAACCAGGCAGTCACGCTCCCCGATTGCAAACGTTTTCCGGTCCGAACATCCAGCGTTTATCATCCGACCGAACCGCTTCCTCTGGCACAAGCCCGCAACCACGCGGCTTCGCTTTGCACGACGGACGGGATCGTGTTCTTGGACGTCGATTGCATTCCATCGCCCGACATGATCGGAAAGATGGTGAATTCCCTTCAAGCAGAAGACCGCTTGTGGATGGGATGCCCTCGCTACCTCCCTGCGGGAGCCGCTGACGGCGACTGGCAAATGAATCAACTCCACCAGCAAGCGGTCGACCATCCATTGCAACCACAACTCGGCGATCAAGAACGACAAAGCTCCCAACGATACGAAATGTTTTGGTCATTGTGCTTCGCAATCGGCCAGTCTTCTTTCAAACGAATCGGAGGCTTTGATGACTCGTTTGATGGCTACGGTGGCGAAGACACCGACTTCGCATTTTCTGCCCGCAAGGCCGGTGTTCCATTTGGGTTCGTCAACGCGGTTGCCTATCACCAGCATCATTCGGTTTGCAAACCACCCCTGAACCATCTCCAACCAATTGTCGAAAACGCTGAACGGTTTCGCCGCAAGTGGGGCGTGTGGCCGATGGAATCCTGGCTCAACGCCTTCGCCGAACGAGAACTCATCAAATTCGACAAAGAAGACGATTCAATCGCAATCCAACGCCTGCCGACTGAATCGGAAATTCAAAAAGCAACGTCACTGACACCGGCCGGCTTTTGA